A genome region from Anastrepha obliqua isolate idAnaObli1 chromosome 4, idAnaObli1_1.0, whole genome shotgun sequence includes the following:
- the LOC129245815 gene encoding electron transfer flavoprotein subunit alpha, mitochondrial yields the protein MFSSNARNLMRSSLLHRCKSTLVVAEHNNEALNPITLNTISAAKKIGGDVTVLVAGTKCGPASEAVSKVEGVAKVLVAENAAFKGFTPESITPLVLAAQSQFKFTHILAGATAFGKNVLPRVASKLDVSPISEIIDIKSEDTFVRTIYAGNAILTLRSKDPVKVITIRGTNFAPAAATGGSGAVEQAPSGDYASQLSEFVSQELTKSDRPELTGAKVIVSGGRGLKSGDNFKLLYDLADKFGAAVGASRAAVDAGYVPNDLQIGQTGKIVAPELYIAVGISGAIQHLAGMKDSKTIVAINKDPEAPIFQVADIGLVADLFKAVPELTEKL from the exons ATGTTCAGTTCTAACGCAAGAAATTTGATGCGCAGCAGCTTG CTCCACCGCTGCAAGAGCACCTTAGTAGTTGCTGAGCACAACAACGAGGCGTTAAATCCCATCACATTGAACACCATCTCAGCTGCAAAGAAGATCGGCGGTGACGTCACAGTTCTGGTAGCAGGCACCAAGTGTGGTCCG GCATCTGAGGCAGTTTCCAAGGTCGAAGGTGTAGCTAAAGTACTGGTTGCAGAGAATGCTGCTTTTAAAGGCTTCACTCCCGAGTCCATCACTCCATTGGTGTTAGCTGCCCAATCACAATTCAAATTCACACATATTTTGGCTGGTGCGACGGCATTTGGCAAAAATGTTCTTCCACGCGTAGCTTCAAAATTGGATGTTTCACCTATTTCGGAAATTATCGATATAAAGAGCGAGGATACTTTTGTACGTACCATCTATGCTGGTAATGCAATACTCACTCTGCGTTCAAAGGATCCCGTTAAAGTGATCACAATAAGAGGCACCAATTTCGCGCCGGCTGCAGCCACTGGTGGCAGCGGTGCTGTCGAGCAAGCACCGTCTGGTGATTACGCCTCACAATTGAGTGAGTTTGTTTCGCAAGAACTCACAAAATCCGACCGTCCTGAGCTGACTGGTGCCAAAGTAATTGTGTCTGGCGGTCGTGGACTCAAGTCTGGTGACAACTTCAAGCTGCTGTATGATCTGGCTGACAAGTTCGGCGCTGCTGTTGGCGCTTCTCGGGCTGCTGTTGACGCTGGATACGTGCCCAACGACTTGCAAATCGGCCAAacgggcaaaattgttgctCCTGAGTTGTATATCGCAGTCGGCATTTCTGGCGCCATACAACATTTGGCTGGTATGAAAGATTCTAAGACTATCGTAGCAATAAACAAAGATCCTGAGGCACCTATCTTCCAAGTAGCTGATATTGGACTAGTTGCAGATTTGTTCAAAGCTGTGCCAGAATTAACAGAAAAATTGTGA